AAAATTGATAGTTAAAAGAGATGACAAACAAGAGTAAAAATGCAAACGATCGAGAAAATCGTTTAAAAAACAATTTGCGATCTAATTTGCAAAAACGCAAATCGCAAATCCGCGCCCGCAAAACTGAAGAGAATTCTAAAGAAGACAGCCCCAAAGAAGATAACAAAGACACTAAAGAATAACCCCGCTTGATTTAAGGTAACGAATAAAGCACAAAAATCCGACGATTGCTTTTTACGGATGTTCGCACCGGTTCCCTCGTGGGTAATCTGAAGGGCCACAAAATAGCCCGGTTGCTTGTGGGCAACCTGAAGGGCCACAAAATAGCCCGGTTGCTTGTGGGCAACCTAAAGGGCAACTAAGGCGGATGCTTCGTGGGCATCTGAAGCCTTTTTAAAAAAGAGAGAGAATGCAGAATGGATAAAATTGAAATCACTGGTGGCAATGAACTCAATGGTCAGATTCAAATCAGCGGCGCAAAAAATGCAGCCCTCCCATTGATGATCACCAGTTTGCTCACTCCAGACACACTCACATTAAAAAACGTTCCAAACCTAAGAGACGTCAATCAACTCAAAAAAATTCTGGGTAACCACGGTACAGACCTAACTGTTGAAGGTAAACGCGCCAATGGTAACAAATATGCTGGTGAAACATATCATCTCACAGCAAGAGATATTGTCGACACAACAGCCCCCTATGAAATGGTCTCAACCATGCGCGCAAGTTTTTGGGTACTTGGCCCCATTCTAGCACGTTGCCATGAAGCAAAAGTATCCTTGCCTGGTGGCTGCGCTATCGGCACACGCCCTGTTGATCTTCACTTAGCTGGGTTAGAAGCACTCGGCGCACAGATCGAACTCAAAGATGGTTATGTCATCGCAAAAGCCCCCGGCGGTCTAAAAGGCGGACATGTTCGCTTTCCAAAAGTCTCTGTTGGCGCCACCATCAATGTTCTCATGGCTGCCACCTTAGCCAAAGGTGAAACAATTATTGAAAACGCCGCAACTGAGCCAGAAATCGGTGACGTTGCAAATTGCCTTGTTAAAATGGGGGCCAAAATTGAAGGTATCGGTCGCAAAACCATGCACATTCAGGGCGTTGAAAATCTAGAAGGCGCTGTTCATAACGTTCTGCCAGATAGAATTGAAACAGGCACCTTCATGATGGCTGTTGCTGCAACTGGCGGCGAAGTTGAACTTCTGGGCGCTGTTCCAGAGACTTTAACAGCCGCCATCGAAGTGCTACGTGAAGCTGGTGTATCAATAACCGAAACACCCAAGGGCTTATTGGTCAAACGCGAAGGTGACAGTATCAAACCAGTTCACATTGAAACCCAACCCCATCCTGGTTTCCCAACTGATTTACAAGCTCAGCTTATGGGCCTCATGACCATAGCTGATGGCCGCTCGGTTATTCGAGAAACAATTTTTGAAAATCGCTTCATGCATGTGCAAGAGCTCGCCCGTCTTGGTGCGAATATCAGCCTGAATGGCGACACAGCCATCGTCGAAGGTGTAAAAGAATTACGCGGCGCTCCCGTCATGGCAACTGATCTTAGGGCCTCAGTCTCACTTGTCATAGCTGGCTTGGTTGCGCAAGGTGTAACAACCGTCAACCGAGTATATCACTTGGATCGCGGCTTTGAACGTATTGAAGAAAAACTCGGTAATTGCGGCGCACAAATCAATCGCGTAAGCGACTAATACAAAATCACAGTTAAGAGAGACCACTGGTAAGAGAGAGCAATGTCAGAGACATCAAAACCTTTAAAACTCATCGCCCTTGATGCAAGTGATTTAGAAGTCATTTCTGCTCATTGTCAGGATGCTGTTTTACGTCTCGATGATATTGGCTATGTGAAGAAAAATCGCCGGTTCGCAATCATCCTCAATCGCTTTGATTGGGAAACAGCACTAAAAGCTGGCAAGGACCATCAATTAAGACGGCGGCGCACAGCCCTGCGTTTCGAATGTGTTGACCAAGCTGAGCATATCAACCTCAAATCGAAACAAAAAGATCATGCTCTAAAACTACTCGCAATAAACTTTGAAGAAAAAGACGCACCATCTGGTATTTTATCGCTTATTTTTTCTGGAGATTGTGAAATAAAACTAACCGTTGAATGTATTGAGATAGAACTCAATGATCTGGGCGCTATGTGGGAAACAAAAAATCTGCCTGATCATAAATTATAAAATGTACAAGCCTTGTGAATTACATCTTACAAGAACGACCAAACTGCATAAATTTTGACTGAAAGTATGGAACCTATGGTAGCGCGCCTCAACAACCAAAACACTGAGTTTGAACAACAATTTCAAACCCTTTTGAACGCCAAACGCGAAAGTGCTGCAGATGTAAATGAAGCCGTAAGCGACATTATCAAAAACGTACGCTCCAATGGCGACAATGCTCTATATGAGCTTACCGAGCGCTTTGACAAACAAGATTTAAGAACGTCCGGCCTTGCTATCACGAGTGAAGAAATTGAAGAGGCGATTAAAAACGTCGCCCCAGAAACAATGCAAGCCCTTGAGCTCGCTGCAGAGCGAATTGAAAGCCATCACAAAAAACAAAAACCTGATAATCAAAGATACACAGATGAACTCGGCGTTGAACTCGGATATCGCTGGAGCCCCGTCAGTGCGGCCGGTCTTTATGTACCAGGCGGCACAGCCTCTTACCCAAGTTCAGTATTAATGAATGCCATCCCCGCCAAAGTCGCCGGCGTTGAAAGATTAGTTATGGTTGTCCCCACACCGAATGGCATCACCAATCCACTTGTGCTGGCCGCTGCCAAATTAGCTGGAATTACAGAAATTTACCGCATTGGTGGCGCTCAAGCCATAGCTGCCTTAACCTATGGAACTGAAACCATAAACCCGGTTGATAAAATCGTCGGGCCGGGCAACGCATATGTGGCGGCAGCAAAACGACAAGTTTTCGGCACCGTAGGCATAGATATGATCGCCGGCCCTTCAGAAGTTTTAATCATTGCTGATAAAAACAATAACCCAGATTGGGTCGCAGCTGACTTGCTGGCACAAGCTGAACATGACATCGCTGCCCAATCTATTTTAATTACTGATGCCCCAGACCTCGCTTCGGAAGTTGAAAAAGCGGTAGAAGCTCAGTTAAAAACTCTGCCACGTAAAGAGATCGCCGAAAAAGCCTGGCAAGATTTTGGCGGTATCATACTCGTTGATGATTTAGAAAAAGCAGCCGAACTTTCTGATCGCTTGGCACCAGAACACTTAGAGCTTGCCCTAGACGACCCGGAAGTCATGTTTGAAAAAATCAAGCATGCTGGTGCCGTATTTATCGGCCACCACACACCAGAGGCCATTGGAGATTATGTCGGCGGCTCAAACCATGTTTTACCAACAGCCAGATCTGCCCGTTTCTCATCTGGACTAAACGTCCTGGATTTTATGAAAAAAACAACAATTCTCAAATGTTCCGCTGAAGGATTAAGAGCCCTTGGGCCCTCAGCCATCACATTAGCCGAAGCTGAAGGGTTAGGCGGACACGCCCGTAGCGTATCGATTAGGATGAATTAACCATAAAATTCAAACCTGATATATCAATACTTTTTCCCCTGTTGCAGGTATGTCAATGACAGGGCATAAAGAAAGGGCTGAAAATAAGGGTTTAAAATAATGA
This Hyphomicrobiales bacterium 4NK60-0047b DNA region includes the following protein-coding sequences:
- the murA gene encoding UDP-N-acetylglucosamine 1-carboxyvinyltransferase, with the translated sequence MDKIEITGGNELNGQIQISGAKNAALPLMITSLLTPDTLTLKNVPNLRDVNQLKKILGNHGTDLTVEGKRANGNKYAGETYHLTARDIVDTTAPYEMVSTMRASFWVLGPILARCHEAKVSLPGGCAIGTRPVDLHLAGLEALGAQIELKDGYVIAKAPGGLKGGHVRFPKVSVGATINVLMAATLAKGETIIENAATEPEIGDVANCLVKMGAKIEGIGRKTMHIQGVENLEGAVHNVLPDRIETGTFMMAVAATGGEVELLGAVPETLTAAIEVLREAGVSITETPKGLLVKREGDSIKPVHIETQPHPGFPTDLQAQLMGLMTIADGRSVIRETIFENRFMHVQELARLGANISLNGDTAIVEGVKELRGAPVMATDLRASVSLVIAGLVAQGVTTVNRVYHLDRGFERIEEKLGNCGAQINRVSD
- a CDS encoding DUF2948 family protein, whose protein sequence is MSETSKPLKLIALDASDLEVISAHCQDAVLRLDDIGYVKKNRRFAIILNRFDWETALKAGKDHQLRRRRTALRFECVDQAEHINLKSKQKDHALKLLAINFEEKDAPSGILSLIFSGDCEIKLTVECIEIELNDLGAMWETKNLPDHKL
- the hisD gene encoding histidinol dehydrogenase, which produces MVARLNNQNTEFEQQFQTLLNAKRESAADVNEAVSDIIKNVRSNGDNALYELTERFDKQDLRTSGLAITSEEIEEAIKNVAPETMQALELAAERIESHHKKQKPDNQRYTDELGVELGYRWSPVSAAGLYVPGGTASYPSSVLMNAIPAKVAGVERLVMVVPTPNGITNPLVLAAAKLAGITEIYRIGGAQAIAALTYGTETINPVDKIVGPGNAYVAAAKRQVFGTVGIDMIAGPSEVLIIADKNNNPDWVAADLLAQAEHDIAAQSILITDAPDLASEVEKAVEAQLKTLPRKEIAEKAWQDFGGIILVDDLEKAAELSDRLAPEHLELALDDPEVMFEKIKHAGAVFIGHHTPEAIGDYVGGSNHVLPTARSARFSSGLNVLDFMKKTTILKCSAEGLRALGPSAITLAEAEGLGGHARSVSIRMN